A region from the Rhodohalobacter sp. SW132 genome encodes:
- a CDS encoding DUF72 domain-containing protein, translating into MKFGSTDNPEGIDFSLPDDHPGTAGVLSARKKEGIPSVYVGCAKWNRQELKNFYPRGTKDELEYYATQFNAIELNATFYRNFPEEQVQEWYEKTPEDFRFFPKVYQTISHRRWLNNIEGDIEEFFDSIVHFKEKLGTVFLQLRGNFSPKHFGRVKNFFELWPGDVPLAVEFRHTDWFNDPEIAKELYALLEENNAANVIVDTAGRRDLLHMRLTNNEAFIRYVGANHKTDYSRLDDWASRLKTWTDQGLQNIHFFVHQNEEKESPALAAHFIKALNRDIGTDLTLPGNSNGGDQTSLF; encoded by the coding sequence ATGAAATTTGGAAGTACTGATAACCCAGAGGGTATTGATTTTTCACTGCCGGATGATCATCCCGGGACCGCTGGTGTTTTATCAGCCCGGAAAAAGGAAGGAATCCCCTCCGTGTATGTTGGATGCGCAAAATGGAACAGGCAGGAGCTAAAAAATTTCTATCCGAGGGGTACAAAAGATGAACTGGAATATTATGCCACGCAGTTTAACGCCATTGAACTGAACGCCACGTTTTACCGGAATTTCCCAGAAGAACAGGTGCAGGAGTGGTATGAGAAAACTCCGGAGGATTTCAGGTTTTTTCCGAAAGTATATCAAACCATTAGCCACAGAAGATGGCTGAACAATATCGAAGGAGATATCGAAGAATTTTTCGATAGTATTGTACACTTTAAGGAGAAGCTTGGCACTGTATTTTTGCAGCTGCGCGGTAATTTTTCCCCGAAACATTTTGGCCGTGTTAAAAACTTTTTTGAACTGTGGCCCGGTGATGTGCCGCTTGCCGTTGAATTCCGCCATACGGATTGGTTTAACGATCCGGAAATAGCAAAAGAGCTATATGCGCTTTTAGAGGAGAATAATGCAGCCAATGTGATTGTGGATACCGCCGGCCGCCGCGATCTGCTGCATATGCGATTGACCAACAACGAGGCGTTCATCCGGTATGTGGGTGCCAATCACAAAACCGACTACTCCCGGCTGGATGATTGGGCCAGTCGGCTGAAAACGTGGACCGACCAGGGGTTGCAAAACATCCATTTTTTTGTGCATCAGAACGAAGAGAAAGAATCACCGGCGCTTGCGGCGCATTTTATTAAAGCTCTGAACAGGGACATTGGGACTGATTTGACCTTGCCCGGGAATTCCAATGGTGGAGACCAGACCAGTCTGTTTTAG
- a CDS encoding DNA alkylation repair protein, translating into MTATIIQKELRELADPKVAEHSARFFKTGKGEYGEGDVFHGIRVPKQRKIAKKYRDLPLNEVQTLLQSDYHEERLTALLILVYRFPKTDPDLQKKIYSFYLSSTDRINNWDLVDSSAPKIVGAWLLNRSRNILFELAKSDNIWERRIAIMATFYFIKQNDFEDTLKIAELLLDDPHDLIHKATGWMLREIGKQNEPLLESFLKPRYGNMPRTMLRYAIEKLPKNKRKAYLKGTMDSS; encoded by the coding sequence ATGACTGCAACCATCATCCAAAAAGAGCTTCGGGAACTGGCAGATCCAAAAGTAGCCGAACACTCGGCCCGTTTTTTCAAAACCGGAAAGGGGGAATATGGTGAGGGGGACGTTTTTCACGGAATTCGGGTACCAAAACAGCGAAAAATTGCAAAAAAATATCGCGACCTGCCACTTAACGAAGTGCAAACTCTTCTACAGTCAGACTACCACGAAGAGCGGCTCACAGCCCTGTTGATTCTTGTGTACCGGTTTCCAAAAACTGATCCCGACCTGCAAAAAAAGATTTATTCCTTCTACCTGTCCAGCACAGACCGGATTAACAACTGGGACCTGGTGGACAGTTCAGCCCCGAAAATTGTGGGGGCATGGCTGCTGAACCGGTCAAGGAATATCCTTTTTGAACTGGCAAAATCTGATAACATTTGGGAACGGCGTATTGCCATCATGGCTACGTTCTACTTCATCAAACAGAACGATTTTGAGGATACGCTAAAGATAGCCGAACTGCTTTTGGATGATCCGCACGATCTTATTCATAAAGCCACCGGGTGGATGCTCCGTGAAATTGGCAAGCAAAATGAACCCTTACTGGAATCATTTTTAAAGCCCCGTTACGGCAACATGCCCCGAACCATGCTCCGGTATGCCATTGAAAAGCTGCCAAAGAATAAGCGGAAAGCGTACCTCAAGGGGACCATGGATTCATCGTGA
- a CDS encoding bifunctional precorrin-2 dehydrogenase/sirohydrochlorin ferrochelatase, with amino-acid sequence MHTYPIYLTQLHKKKTVLIGGDHEAERKAGELLERHAKLTVISPKLSDTLRAWADEGRFEWINRRYHEGDLEGAFLVIAAQFEADENKRIFNEAEERGILVNVMDDIPHANFSFGSIVKRGPLTLSISTSGAAPTLAVRLRERFEKEFGEEYDTFLTLMHKLRDPMSRHYDDFETRKNLWYQLIDSDALDLFRENKPDEAIQRIREILGDPVVDDVLAAEAG; translated from the coding sequence ATGCATACCTATCCAATCTATTTAACCCAGCTTCACAAAAAGAAAACCGTGTTGATCGGAGGCGATCACGAAGCGGAGAGAAAAGCCGGAGAGCTGCTGGAGCGTCACGCGAAGTTAACGGTGATCAGCCCAAAATTGAGCGATACCTTACGGGCATGGGCTGATGAGGGACGATTTGAATGGATCAACCGCCGATACCATGAGGGCGACCTTGAAGGGGCATTCCTGGTGATTGCGGCTCAATTTGAAGCCGATGAAAATAAACGAATTTTCAATGAAGCGGAAGAGCGGGGCATTCTTGTAAATGTGATGGATGACATACCACACGCTAATTTTTCATTCGGATCGATCGTAAAAAGGGGACCGCTTACCCTGTCGATCTCTACCAGCGGTGCAGCCCCAACACTTGCGGTGCGGTTGCGTGAACGGTTTGAAAAGGAGTTTGGGGAAGAGTACGATACGTTTTTGACACTCATGCATAAACTTCGGGACCCGATGAGCCGCCATTATGATGATTTTGAAACACGGAAAAACCTCTGGTATCAGCTGATCGATTCAGATGCCCTGGACCTGTTTCGAGAAAATAAGCCGGATGAAGCCATTCAGAGAATCCGGGAAATTCTCGGAGATCCCGTCGTGGATGATGTGCTTGCAGCCGAGGCAGGGTGA
- a CDS encoding phosphoadenylyl-sulfate reductase: MKNETDIQIASDLLFEPDTESTFINKSEEVSQRKIDLDLIRDLNRRFENRHPDELLSWGYREFGREIVLGTGFGLSGVYLIHRLVTQQIPIRIFYLDTHLLFNETYQLRDKIEARFGIEVERVSTNLTLDEQAETYGGELWKSDPDRCCHIRKVLPLKNYLTDKRAWITGVRRNQAVTRKKTQVIEWDPLNEVIKINPLATWSNDDVWEYINKHNLPYNPLHDSGYPTIGCIPCTEPVEGNEHERDGRWKNNTKTECGIHLPTQNFKNGHHSK; this comes from the coding sequence ATGAAAAATGAAACAGATATACAGATTGCTTCAGACCTGCTTTTTGAACCTGATACAGAATCCACATTCATTAATAAAAGTGAAGAAGTCAGTCAGCGGAAAATCGATCTGGATCTGATCCGGGATCTTAACCGTCGATTTGAAAATCGCCATCCGGATGAATTACTCAGCTGGGGATACCGGGAATTTGGGCGCGAGATTGTCCTTGGAACCGGTTTTGGCCTATCGGGTGTGTATTTGATCCACCGACTGGTAACACAGCAGATCCCGATTCGAATTTTTTATCTCGATACACATCTTCTTTTCAATGAAACGTATCAATTGCGGGATAAAATTGAGGCGCGGTTCGGGATAGAAGTTGAAAGGGTGAGCACAAATCTTACATTGGATGAGCAGGCTGAAACTTATGGCGGGGAGCTTTGGAAATCAGATCCGGACAGATGCTGTCATATCAGGAAAGTGCTGCCTTTAAAAAATTATCTAACCGATAAAAGAGCCTGGATTACCGGGGTTCGGCGTAACCAGGCCGTAACGAGAAAAAAGACTCAGGTGATTGAGTGGGATCCGCTGAATGAAGTGATTAAAATCAACCCGCTTGCCACTTGGAGTAATGATGATGTTTGGGAATATATCAACAAACACAATCTTCCCTACAATCCGCTTCACGATAGCGGTTACCCCACGATTGGCTGCATCCCTTGTACGGAACCGGTTGAAGGCAATGAACACGAACGAGACGGCCGATGGAAAAATAATACGAAAACGGAATGCGGAATCCATCTGCCAACGCAGAATTTTAAAAATGGTCATCATAGCAAATAG
- the cobA gene encoding uroporphyrinogen-III C-methyltransferase, with protein sequence MSILNRTSYQPKGKVFLVGAGPGDPDLITVRGLNTIKKAEVLVYDRLANPELLSNAPKDSERIYVGKRPDKRSVSQEQISRILVAKAKEGKTVVRLKGGDSFVFGRGGEECEALAKEGIHFEIVPGISSAIAAPAYAGIPLTHRGQARSFTVVTGYTKNKDELFENWENIAHSDTLVILMGMKNLPAIISKLYLYGRSPETPVAIIEKATYDCQRTVIGTLDTIVDKAAELSPPATIVIGKLAALGHDFAWFKEPYENKNHLQIEQRKTVTG encoded by the coding sequence ATGAGTATACTTAACAGAACATCTTATCAACCGAAAGGTAAAGTATTTCTTGTGGGAGCTGGCCCGGGGGATCCCGATTTGATTACCGTTCGCGGCTTGAATACCATCAAAAAAGCGGAGGTTCTGGTTTATGATCGGCTGGCAAACCCTGAACTTCTGTCGAATGCACCGAAAGATTCTGAAAGAATTTATGTAGGTAAACGACCTGACAAGCGGTCAGTTTCGCAAGAGCAGATCAGCCGGATTTTGGTTGCGAAAGCAAAAGAGGGAAAAACGGTAGTGAGACTGAAAGGAGGCGACTCTTTTGTTTTTGGCCGCGGAGGGGAGGAGTGCGAGGCCCTGGCCAAAGAAGGAATTCATTTCGAAATTGTACCCGGAATCAGCAGCGCAATTGCCGCTCCTGCATATGCTGGTATTCCGCTTACACACCGGGGACAAGCGAGATCGTTTACTGTGGTTACAGGCTACACAAAAAATAAAGATGAGTTGTTCGAAAACTGGGAGAATATTGCCCATTCTGACACCCTGGTCATTTTAATGGGAATGAAAAATTTACCAGCCATTATCAGCAAACTGTATCTCTATGGAAGATCTCCTGAAACACCGGTTGCTATAATAGAAAAAGCGACTTACGATTGCCAGCGAACAGTAATCGGCACACTGGACACAATCGTAGATAAAGCGGCTGAGCTTTCACCGCCGGCCACCATTGTGATTGGAAAACTGGCAGCACTCGGTCACGATTTTGCATGGTTTAAGGAGCCTTATGAGAATAAAAATCATCTTCAGATTGAACAACGAAAAACAGTAACCGGCTAA
- a CDS encoding NADPH-dependent assimilatory sulfite reductase hemoprotein subunit, giving the protein MRKKSKVEVIKENSNYLRGPLAEEMENDEPSISKEAYQILKFHGSYQQDDRDLRKGRDKHWMFMIRGRIPGGRITAGQYLAIDDIVDQYGDGTIRATTRQTFQLYGVIKKELKATLQDLNRAMITTVGACGDIVRNVMATPVPDIDGRQSQAQAFADRLSDELLPATNAYHEIFLDGEKVYSGEEEVKNGEPLYGKDYLPRKFKIAVALQGDNSVDLYTQDIGLVAFFDESNTIEGFNVVVGGGMGMHHKKESTFPRLGDHIGYIPAEKVSEVVKEIIAIQRDNGDRKNRKQARMKYLIHNWGIEKFKAELEERLGYSLEPFRDMPKFELNLYLGWHQQSDGKWFLGLSIENGRIKDDEDRQLKTGLRKTIEKFQPEVRFTPNHNLLLTNIAEKDKAGVDKLLREHGIVWGEEYSNLLKLSMACPALPTCGLAITESERVFPDVIRDLESVIHDLGLEDENLSVRMTGCPNGCARPYVADIGFVGQSLNKYSVFIGGDPSGTRLNSLYKELVPLEDLISEVTPLLRRYSENRNEGESFGDFYERTGLLEEAEVAE; this is encoded by the coding sequence ATGAGAAAAAAGAGCAAAGTTGAAGTTATAAAAGAGAACAGTAACTATTTACGCGGCCCTCTTGCTGAAGAGATGGAAAACGATGAACCGTCAATCAGCAAGGAAGCCTACCAGATATTAAAATTTCACGGCTCGTATCAACAGGATGACCGCGACCTCAGAAAAGGGAGGGACAAACACTGGATGTTTATGATCCGTGGTCGGATTCCGGGCGGACGAATCACAGCCGGGCAGTACCTTGCGATTGATGATATTGTTGATCAGTATGGTGATGGCACAATTCGCGCCACTACACGGCAGACGTTCCAGCTCTACGGAGTCATCAAAAAAGAACTGAAAGCCACACTTCAGGATTTAAACCGGGCAATGATCACAACCGTTGGTGCGTGCGGGGATATTGTGCGAAACGTAATGGCTACCCCGGTGCCGGATATCGATGGCCGTCAATCCCAGGCCCAGGCCTTTGCAGACCGATTATCAGATGAACTGCTCCCGGCAACCAACGCCTACCACGAAATTTTTCTTGATGGAGAGAAGGTCTACTCCGGTGAGGAAGAGGTAAAAAATGGAGAACCGCTTTATGGGAAAGATTACCTGCCCCGAAAATTCAAAATCGCTGTTGCACTGCAGGGTGACAATAGTGTAGATCTGTATACTCAGGATATCGGACTGGTGGCATTTTTTGATGAGAGTAATACGATTGAAGGGTTTAATGTAGTGGTCGGCGGCGGAATGGGAATGCACCATAAAAAAGAGAGTACGTTTCCGCGACTGGGTGATCATATCGGATATATTCCGGCGGAGAAAGTGAGCGAGGTGGTGAAGGAAATCATTGCAATTCAGAGAGATAATGGAGATCGGAAAAATCGCAAACAGGCTCGCATGAAATACCTGATCCATAATTGGGGGATTGAAAAATTCAAAGCCGAACTGGAAGAACGTCTGGGTTATTCACTTGAACCGTTTCGCGATATGCCAAAATTTGAACTGAATCTCTACTTAGGCTGGCATCAGCAATCGGACGGAAAGTGGTTTTTAGGACTTTCCATCGAAAACGGCAGGATTAAGGATGATGAAGATCGTCAGCTTAAAACGGGACTTCGCAAGACGATCGAGAAATTTCAGCCGGAAGTCCGTTTCACTCCCAATCACAACCTGCTGCTCACGAACATCGCTGAAAAGGATAAAGCTGGTGTTGATAAGTTACTTCGTGAACATGGAATTGTATGGGGCGAAGAGTATTCAAATCTGCTCAAACTCTCCATGGCATGCCCGGCGCTGCCAACCTGCGGGCTGGCGATTACCGAATCGGAACGGGTGTTTCCGGATGTGATTCGTGACCTGGAATCCGTGATACACGATCTGGGTCTTGAAGACGAAAATTTATCGGTGCGAATGACCGGCTGCCCGAACGGCTGTGCCCGTCCATACGTGGCGGATATCGGTTTTGTGGGGCAATCGCTGAATAAATATTCAGTATTTATTGGTGGTGATCCGTCTGGAACCCGTCTGAACAGCTTGTATAAAGAACTGGTGCCGCTCGAAGATCTGATCAGTGAAGTAACCCCGTTGCTGCGCCGCTATAGTGAAAACCGGAATGAAGGAGAATCTTTTGGCGATTTTTATGAACGAACAGGATTACTTGAAGAAGCAGAGGTGGCAGAATGA
- a CDS encoding sulfurtransferase has protein sequence MSATLTQEKTLVSTDWAANHLTDEGVRFVEVDVNTRSYDSGHIPGAIGWNWKTELQDQLRRTIASKEDFENLLSKSGISNDTTIILYGDNNNWFAAWAYWLLKYYGHEDVRILDGGRKKWEAENRELTTKTTEVDPADYTIENVREEYRAFRDDVAQTLGSDKHGLVDVRSPDEFSGKILAPEGLNELSQRAGHIPGASNIPWSKAVNEDGTFKSKEELKSLYEEEGITPDKDIIAYCRIGERSAHSWFVLNELLEFPNVRNYDGSWTEWGNLIDAPIER, from the coding sequence ATGTCTGCAACACTCACACAAGAAAAAACACTGGTATCGACCGACTGGGCCGCCAATCATCTGACCGACGAAGGAGTCCGGTTTGTAGAAGTTGATGTGAACACCCGATCCTACGACTCGGGCCACATTCCCGGAGCCATTGGCTGGAACTGGAAAACAGAACTGCAGGATCAGCTTCGGCGCACCATCGCCTCAAAAGAAGATTTCGAAAACCTGCTTTCGAAATCCGGAATCAGCAACGATACCACCATCATTCTGTATGGTGATAACAACAACTGGTTTGCCGCATGGGCCTACTGGCTCCTGAAATATTACGGCCATGAGGATGTCCGAATTCTGGATGGCGGCCGCAAAAAGTGGGAAGCTGAAAACCGGGAGTTAACCACAAAAACCACCGAAGTTGATCCCGCGGATTATACGATTGAAAATGTAAGGGAGGAATACAGGGCGTTTCGGGATGATGTTGCCCAGACACTTGGCAGCGATAAACACGGCCTGGTGGACGTTCGTTCTCCGGATGAGTTTAGCGGGAAAATCCTGGCACCTGAGGGTCTCAATGAGTTGTCTCAGCGAGCCGGTCATATCCCGGGAGCAAGTAATATTCCGTGGTCGAAAGCTGTGAACGAAGACGGGACTTTCAAATCCAAAGAGGAACTCAAATCCTTGTATGAAGAAGAAGGAATTACCCCTGATAAAGATATTATCGCCTATTGCAGAATCGGGGAGCGTTCGGCACACTCCTGGTTTGTATTGAATGAACTGCTGGAATTCCCCAATGTTCGGAATTACGATGGCTCATGGACGGAATGGGGAAACCTAATTGATGCACCTATCGAACGATAA
- a CDS encoding DNA alkylation repair protein, whose amino-acid sequence MPTLLKNIYSKPFYESFSETVYQTIPSFDQEKFIHLIFNDEFDTYELKDRMHHTATVMHQFLSDDFPEAMVQIKDIIKNLRQTEQKKLSLEFMFFPDYVEQYGLNHFEPSVDAMEFITQFTSCEFAVRPFILEYDQKMLDRMQAWSDHENHHVRRLASEGSRPRLPWAMALPPLKSDPAPILPILENLKEDPSEYVRRSVANNLNDISKDNPKVTKSIAVRWLDTSAETDALVKHGCRTLFKQGDMEVMNLFGFSSEKLECAEFVIHTPRVKRGDVLEFSFSVKNRDQQSRLLRLEYALYFLRKNGTHSKKVFKISEREIEPGEELSITRKQSFRPISTRKYYPGQQKVSVIMNGKESDSYSFRLI is encoded by the coding sequence ATGCCTACACTCCTTAAAAATATCTATTCAAAACCGTTTTATGAGAGTTTTTCCGAAACGGTATATCAAACTATCCCTTCTTTTGATCAGGAAAAATTCATTCACCTCATTTTTAATGATGAATTTGATACGTATGAACTGAAAGATAGAATGCATCATACCGCAACCGTAATGCATCAGTTTCTATCTGATGATTTTCCTGAGGCCATGGTTCAGATCAAAGATATCATCAAAAATCTCCGGCAAACCGAGCAGAAAAAACTCTCACTGGAATTCATGTTTTTCCCGGATTATGTGGAACAGTACGGACTGAACCATTTTGAACCTTCCGTTGATGCGATGGAATTCATCACACAGTTTACCAGCTGCGAATTTGCAGTTCGTCCGTTCATTCTGGAATACGATCAAAAAATGCTGGACCGGATGCAGGCCTGGTCAGATCATGAAAATCACCACGTGAGGCGGCTTGCCAGCGAGGGATCAAGACCGCGATTGCCGTGGGCGATGGCACTTCCCCCGCTAAAAAGTGACCCGGCTCCCATCCTGCCGATCCTGGAAAACCTGAAGGAAGATCCATCTGAATATGTTCGCAGAAGTGTGGCGAACAACCTGAACGACATCTCAAAAGACAACCCGAAAGTTACGAAATCCATTGCAGTCCGCTGGCTCGACACCTCCGCTGAGACCGACGCACTGGTTAAACACGGCTGCCGCACTCTGTTCAAACAAGGAGATATGGAGGTCATGAACCTCTTCGGATTCAGCAGCGAAAAACTGGAGTGTGCAGAATTTGTAATCCACACTCCACGGGTAAAACGAGGAGATGTATTAGAATTTTCTTTCTCAGTGAAAAACAGAGATCAACAATCAAGGCTTCTCAGGCTGGAGTACGCACTCTATTTTCTGAGAAAAAATGGCACCCATTCAAAGAAAGTATTTAAAATAAGTGAACGGGAAATTGAGCCGGGAGAAGAATTATCCATCACCCGGAAACAGAGCTTTCGTCCTATCAGTACCCGCAAATACTACCCGGGGCAGCAAAAAGTTTCTGTGATTATGAATGGTAAAGAGAGTGATTCCTATTCTTTTAGACTGATATAG
- a CDS encoding helix-turn-helix transcriptional regulator encodes MSQKLFHAISDPTRREIIDLLADNTLPVNDVAERFEISRPAVSKHIKILNECGLVVIKKEGRKRYCRADTRKLQDVMEWLQRYRKFWDTRLDALETALAEDQKNIE; translated from the coding sequence ATGTCGCAAAAACTTTTCCACGCAATTTCGGATCCGACCCGCCGGGAGATCATCGATCTCCTTGCCGATAACACCCTTCCTGTAAATGATGTGGCGGAGCGGTTTGAGATCAGCCGTCCTGCCGTATCCAAACATATTAAAATACTGAATGAGTGCGGGCTGGTGGTGATCAAAAAAGAAGGGCGAAAGCGCTATTGCCGTGCCGATACGCGAAAGCTGCAGGATGTAATGGAGTGGTTACAGCGATACCGAAAATTCTGGGATACCCGACTGGATGCACTGGAAACAGCTTTGGCAGAGGATCAAAAAAATATTGAATAA
- a CDS encoding SRPBCC domain-containing protein, translating to MKNSHRNSALKIVRKFDVAPEKVFDAFTKPEAMRVWWTSDTEFDIDLKVGGQWTITREENDMTLTMTGEYLEVDPPHRLKYTIAMPQFSPNSDVIMIDIKPDRKGCVVTFVQTGKDIAAELHELPEGAVSESEKGWQQGFDLMAAAWKNKQE from the coding sequence ATGAAGAATTCCCATAGAAACTCAGCTCTTAAGATAGTCCGCAAATTCGATGTGGCCCCGGAAAAAGTATTCGATGCCTTTACAAAACCCGAGGCCATGCGGGTATGGTGGACCAGCGACACAGAATTTGATATTGATTTGAAAGTTGGTGGGCAATGGACCATCACTCGGGAAGAAAATGACATGACACTAACCATGACCGGTGAGTACCTCGAAGTGGATCCGCCGCACCGGCTGAAATATACTATCGCTATGCCACAGTTCTCGCCCAACAGCGACGTTATCATGATAGACATCAAACCGGATAGGAAAGGATGTGTAGTTACATTCGTGCAAACGGGAAAAGATATTGCGGCTGAACTTCATGAATTACCAGAGGGTGCGGTTTCAGAAAGCGAAAAGGGATGGCAGCAGGGTTTCGACCTGATGGCTGCTGCCTGGAAAAATAAACAAGAATAG
- a CDS encoding VOC family protein, with amino-acid sequence MNPKITTFLMFEGDAEEAITFYTSLFDDSEIVRIAKYGPDGQFGPDAEGTVQHALFTLKGQPYIAIDSYGHDFTFTPAISLFVECDSEEEIDKLYEKLSDGGEVAMPLNNYGFSTKFGWVQDRFGVSWQLNYGALEFE; translated from the coding sequence ATGAATCCAAAAATCACCACATTCTTGATGTTTGAAGGTGATGCAGAAGAAGCAATTACATTTTATACATCTCTGTTTGATGACTCCGAAATCGTTCGTATTGCAAAATACGGGCCTGACGGACAGTTTGGGCCGGACGCTGAAGGCACCGTACAACACGCCCTCTTCACCCTGAAGGGACAACCATACATAGCAATTGACAGCTATGGGCACGATTTTACATTCACACCCGCCATCTCGCTGTTTGTAGAATGCGATTCCGAAGAAGAGATTGACAAATTGTATGAAAAACTGAGTGACGGCGGCGAAGTGGCAATGCCGCTCAACAATTATGGATTCAGCACTAAGTTCGGCTGGGTTCAGGACCGGTTCGGGGTCTCCTGGCAGTTGAATTACGGGGCGTTAGAATTTGAATAA
- a CDS encoding SRPBCC domain-containing protein: protein MPNIEIINYLNAPGEAVFKALTTQKGLSEVWTRQCDVKPETGYTCTFGFGDEDPTKFKITELLPSHTLRWHCTESDPEWIGTNVSFDLREENGKTKVTLVHGGWKEITEFYRWCNYNWSFFLHSLKNYCEEGKGIPFQERKF from the coding sequence ATGCCTAATATCGAAATCATCAACTATCTAAATGCACCCGGCGAGGCCGTGTTCAAAGCCCTCACCACTCAAAAAGGGCTCTCGGAAGTCTGGACTCGCCAGTGTGATGTAAAACCCGAAACCGGTTATACCTGTACATTCGGTTTCGGTGATGAAGATCCCACGAAATTTAAAATCACAGAACTTCTACCCAGCCATACCCTCCGATGGCACTGCACCGAATCGGACCCGGAGTGGATTGGAACGAATGTTTCTTTCGATCTCAGGGAAGAAAACGGGAAAACAAAAGTAACTCTGGTGCACGGTGGATGGAAAGAAATAACCGAGTTTTACCGATGGTGCAACTACAACTGGAGCTTTTTTCTCCATAGCCTGAAAAACTATTGCGAAGAGGGGAAAGGAATTCCGTTTCAGGAACGGAAATTTTGA
- a CDS encoding SRPBCC family protein, whose amino-acid sequence MNKKHGIFPEPGTVQFERLLPGPPERIWDYLTKSELKEKWLSAGDVEPRVGGKVEFRFKHNDLSDVDEPIPEKYKHMQDGTYFEGKVTEWNPYKKLSYTWGEETGEESIVTYELIPKEENKVLLRLTHRKLGDDLKILISVGAGWHTHLDILLDRLEENSPKGFWSVHGQMELQYEKIIEEN is encoded by the coding sequence ATGAACAAAAAGCACGGCATTTTTCCCGAACCCGGAACCGTCCAATTCGAACGCCTCCTCCCCGGCCCGCCGGAACGGATCTGGGATTATCTCACCAAATCGGAACTGAAGGAGAAATGGCTCTCCGCAGGTGATGTGGAACCACGCGTAGGCGGAAAAGTCGAATTTCGGTTCAAACACAATGACCTCTCCGACGTCGATGAACCCATTCCTGAAAAGTATAAGCATATGCAGGACGGCACCTATTTTGAAGGAAAGGTAACTGAGTGGAACCCGTACAAAAAGCTCAGTTACACCTGGGGAGAAGAAACCGGTGAAGAATCGATTGTGACGTACGAACTAATTCCCAAAGAGGAGAATAAAGTTCTGCTGCGCCTGACCCACCGCAAGCTGGGAGACGACCTCAAGATTCTCATCAGTGTTGGTGCCGGCTGGCATACGCATCTCGATATTCTGCTTGACCGTCTGGAAGAAAACTCTCCAAAAGGGTTCTGGAGTGTACACGGCCAAATGGAATTACAGTATGAAAAAATAATAGAAGAAAATTAA
- a CDS encoding phage holin family protein, which yields MIKTLLINSIVIFLGAHLLSGVTIKNYWTAIGVAIVLAIMNMFIRPLIVLLTLPLTIITLGLFVLVINAWILMLTDKFVDGLKIKNFGWAVLYGLLISVLNSFLLFIF from the coding sequence ATGATAAAAACATTATTGATCAACAGTATCGTAATTTTTCTCGGAGCTCACCTTCTTTCGGGGGTTACCATCAAAAATTACTGGACGGCAATCGGCGTGGCCATTGTTCTTGCTATTATGAATATGTTTATCCGCCCGCTCATTGTGCTGCTTACACTCCCGCTGACTATAATCACGCTCGGCCTGTTTGTGCTGGTAATTAACGCTTGGATACTTATGCTGACGGATAAATTTGTTGATGGTCTCAAGATTAAAAACTTTGGCTGGGCAGTTCTCTATGGCCTGCTGATATCCGTTCTCAACAGCTTCTTATTATTCATTTTTTAA